The Aerosakkonema funiforme FACHB-1375 genome includes a region encoding these proteins:
- a CDS encoding SRPBCC family protein: MPDSLSNSNPMLQRSVEEVDCSVQQVYDLWANLENVPRWMPLVKSVKRLKSNDELWHWTFGLGFPLLTEYVTFPLKRVPLPHSF; this comes from the coding sequence ATGCCTGATTCTTTGAGTAATTCCAATCCGATGCTTCAACGCAGTGTGGAAGAAGTAGACTGCTCCGTGCAACAAGTCTATGACCTCTGGGCAAACTTGGAGAATGTACCCCGTTGGATGCCGCTTGTAAAAAGTGTCAAGCGATTAAAAAGTAACGACGAATTGTGGCACTGGACTTTCGGGTTGGGTTTTCCGTTATTAACCGAATATGTCACCTTTCCTTTGAAGCGAGTGCCCCTTCCCCACTCATTCTGA